AGGGCGCTGGTGTCCTCGGTGCGGCTGGTCCGCCAGGTGGCGGCGGTCTCCCTGGCCACGGCCTTCTCCATCTGGTCGCAGCGGATGGTGCTGGAGTACCTGCGCTTCTGCCCGCCGCCGGAGTCGGCGGCCGCCCTGGTGCGGCAGCTGCGGGCCGGGGAGGTGACCGGGGCGACCGCGCTCGCCCCGGCGGTGGCCGACCCCACCGGCCGCGGCGAGCTGCCCGTGTCCGCGCGGCCGGACGGCGACGGCTGGCGGCTGTCCGGGACGGTCGGCTGGGCGTCCAACCTCTTCGACGACGCGGTCGTCGTCGTCCCCGCGCGGGCGCCCGACGAGGGCCGGCTGGTGGTCCGGTTCCGGCGCACCGACGACGGCGTCACGCCCACCGAGCCGCACCGGCTGTTCGGGCTCAACGGCACCGGCACCGCCGGGCTGCACCTCGACGACGTCCGCGTGTCGCCCGAGCAGGTGCTCAGCGAGGACCTCACGTCGTTCATCGCGATGTGCCGGCCGACCAAGCTGCTCCTGCAGACCTCGCTCGCGGTGGGGCTGGCCGACGCCGCCCTGGCCGCCGCCGCGCGGCACGTCGGCGGCGTCCTGCGCACCGAGTACGACGACGTGGCCGCCGCCCGCGACGACGTCGGCCGCCGGATGGACGACCTCGCCGCCGACCGGGTGGGGGTCGGCCCCGGGGGCCTGGCCCGGCTGCGGCTGGCCGGCCTGGAGGTCGCCGCGGACGCCGTCCGGCTGGAGACGGCGGTCACCGGTGCGGGCGGGTACCGCGCCGGCACCGCCACCGCCCGCCGGGTCCGCGAGGCGGCGTTCCTCCCCGTGCAGGCGCCCACCTACGCCCAGCTCCGGCGCGAGGTCGCGTCGTCCTGACCCGGCAGTAACCTGGCGGCATGCCGCGAGAGACCGGGCGCAAGCTCATCGCCCAGAACAAGAAGGCGCGGCACGACTACTCGATCCTCGACACCTACGA
This region of Geodermatophilus bullaregiensis genomic DNA includes:
- a CDS encoding acyl-CoA dehydrogenase family protein, giving the protein MSAVDVSGVQEHAAAGAEDVDVGRADVRPALRRLGAVGALGAEGDDPTRALVSSVRLVRQVAAVSLATAFSIWSQRMVLEYLRFCPPPESAAALVRQLRAGEVTGATALAPAVADPTGRGELPVSARPDGDGWRLSGTVGWASNLFDDAVVVVPARAPDEGRLVVRFRRTDDGVTPTEPHRLFGLNGTGTAGLHLDDVRVSPEQVLSEDLTSFIAMCRPTKLLLQTSLAVGLADAALAAAARHVGGVLRTEYDDVAAARDDVGRRMDDLAADRVGVGPGGLARLRLAGLEVAADAVRLETAVTGAGGYRAGTATARRVREAAFLPVQAPTYAQLRREVASS